A section of the Falco peregrinus isolate bFalPer1 chromosome 3, bFalPer1.pri, whole genome shotgun sequence genome encodes:
- the AHDC1 gene encoding LOW QUALITY PROTEIN: transcription factor Gibbin (The sequence of the model RefSeq protein was modified relative to this genomic sequence to represent the inferred CDS: inserted 2 bases in 1 codon; deleted 4 bases in 4 codons), translating into MRVKPPGPVVTTSVVRGSPDYVREPKFYPPGHPVQRPPACPAEKALSCSVLSFPEGSCPALSREHQAGSLLHGDPADRCQSLHGGTKAAEDLLGCAGEPRILGGSAEEAAACDRAPKTFPNATLASGRCNIDSILALLRSKCGNGHINLHPVVQLIDIMKDLNRLSEDLKSSGVHLDCGSLRGGGGGGHEDSRLLPADRDLQYSFFSSPSLANSIRSPEERGVLCKTEPSRHPRPPARDGEADGGGGSAPQPPGHSGGVGGSSKAPAEEAGCSQPDAGDYSDLAEADILNELASLACPGTQLLESQAMEPQPQLLPAQELDSQSRLLDSQSLESQPQLLDSQSLEPLPESLELQNLEPLGLQSLEPLSESLELQSLEPLSESLELQSLEPLAEPLGLQTLEPLPGALEPPLLPAEPSLLEPQTLGPVSELLEAQPGAGDPLRPHGLQPRLGGCPLGSVVKRGPCGGRGAGRCGEDHRKYALRRTDKPKMLCRRRRAGRGRRADVTPESRVLSPLALPAEVPPGPEEPSTPLLXPPPPPPPSTLDPDEVPKPPATGKKSKCRGVRKMVVKMAKIPVSLGRRNKTTYKVSSLSSNLNLEGKELAASSSMEPTPLLKMKNNGRNVVVVFPPGEMPIILKRKRGRPPKNLLLGQAKPKEPTPEVKKRRRRKQKLASPQPSYIADTNDSKADYSDVLAKLAFLNRQSQSSGRCSPPRCWTPSEPESIHQAPDTQSISHFLHRVQGFRRRGGKAGGFGGRGGGHAARAARCSFSDFFEGIGKKKKAPAALHADPVHPRKRGRPEPDPVGKPKRKRRARKNGALFPEPNPGQSFGDSAAEWAGGEKGSPWAPHHGHPGGQAGRNGGYQGAEARPFHAAGLESGSSSRANFYAGSAPSSQTEAGPERHSLFTGYFRSLLDSDDSSDLLDFALSASRSESRKSAAAYTAPPAALPGQRGLAAYPARGGKVAAATPGTEAAFHAAMQGRPAFPPSRAAAAAGYGVAQGSSECRGAEAFPKLAPPSAVSRSPTTHPAASGTPGYSPYGSYGTGQSVAPASVFPPGKQYPSAQDCPNSKDCSFAYGSGSSLPSSPSSAHSAGYAPPTAGPSLPLGKAAFFNSAEQGGQFSSAAHTPLRCDSRASTVSPGGYMVPKGSASFQPSPENCRQFPSAAPWAFRQGYGGLDWSSEAFSQLYNPGFECHLNEPNVILDISNYTPQKAKQQTVSETFSESSSDSTQFNQPASYRRANSEASSSEGQSSLSSLEKLMMDWNEASSAPGYNWNQSVLFQSNSKPGRGRRKKVDMFDTSHLNFSSSSSSSSVYPSKRSTGPRQPRGSRGACASKKERGTGKTKFPTKSQAVNPLFQESTDLGLDYYSGDSSMSPLPSQSRGFGVGERDPCDYAGPYSMNPSTPSDGTFVQGFQSDSPGLGQPDLESKHFPALPHQLAAPGQQTVFEASLQKAFSPNCSPTLAFKEDLRAGNIRKLPACDSLKHSMQGGALPHAPHLACRDLPMPQPHYDSPSCKNPPYWYSPNASTRSPSYDGKAGASMLVDFMGRTDPSCLNPHLSSPSGTHPSKGEKEPLEMSRAHHRGPYACPLINDLNISPVPRDSMLQLQDNYRYPSFAPQGHPVMAPTQKSGFLGPMVEQQHPEDTFTVTSL; encoded by the exons ATGCGCGTGAAGCCCCCGGGCCCAGTGGTAACGACCAGCGTTGTGCGTGGCTCACCCGACTACGTCCGAGAGCCCAAGTTCTACCCACCG GGACACCCGGTGCAGCGGCCCCCGGCCTGCCCTGCGGAAAAGGCCTTATCCTGCAGCGTGCTGAGCTTCCCTGAGGGCTCGTGCCCCGCGCTCAGCCGGGAGCACCAGGCAGGCTCGCTGCTGCACGGCGACCCGGCCGACCGGTGCCAGAGCTTGCAC GGGGGCACCAAGGCAGCAGAGGACTTGCTGGGCTGTGCCGGCGAGCCCCGGATCCTGGGGGGGAGCGCGGAGGAGGCAGCCGCCTGTGATCGGGCGCCTAAAACCTTCCCCAACGCGACGCTGGCCTCGGGCCGCTGCAACATCGACAGCATCCTCGCCTTGCTCCGGAGCAAGTGCGGCAACGGGCACATCAACCTCCACCCCGTGGTGCAGCTCATCGACATCATGAAGGACCTCAACCGCCTCTCCGAGGACCTCAAGAGCAGCGGGGTGCACTTGGACTGCGGCAGTCTCCGCGGTGGTGGCGGCGGTGGCCACGAGGACAGCCGCCTCCTGCCCGCCGACCGTGACCTCCAGTACAGCTTCTTCTCCTCGCCCTCCCTGGCCAACAGCATCCGCAGCCCTGAGGAGCGGGGAGTGCTCTGCAAAACCGAGCCTTCGCGGCACCCACGGCCCCCGGCCCGTGATGGAGAAGCTGATGGCGGTGGGGGGagtgccccacagccccccggCCACAgcgggggtgtgggggggagcTCCAAAGCGCCGGCAGAGGAAGCCGGTTGCTCCCAGCCTGATGCCGGTGATTACTCGGACCTGGCCGAGGCGGACATCCTTAACGAACTGGCCTCCCTGGCGTGCCCAGGGACACAGCTGCTGGAGTCGCAGGCGATGGAGCCGCAGCCCCAGTTGCTGCCAGCCCAAGAGCTGGACTCCCAGTCCCGGCTGCTGGATTCCCAGTCCCTCGAGTCGCAGCCTCAGCTGCTCGATTCGCAGAGCCTGGAGCCGCTGCCGGAGTCGCTGGAGCTGCAAAACCTGGAGCCATTGGGGTTGCAGTCGCTGGAGCCGCTCTCTGAGTCACTGGAGCTGCAGTCGCTGGAGCCCCTGTCCGAGTCGCTGGAGCTGCAGTCGCTGGAGCCGTTGGCAGAGCCGCTGGGGCTGCAGACGCTGGAGCCACTGCCCGGGGCGCTGGAGcccccactgctgcctgccGAGCCCTCGCTGCTGGAGCCGCAGACGCTGGGGCCCGTGTCGGAGCTGCTGGAGGCGCAGCCGGGTGCCGGGGACCCGCTGCGGCCCCACGGGCTGCAGCCCCGGCTAGGGGGGTGTCCCCTGGGCAGCGTGGTGAAGCGGGGCCCctgcgggggccggggggccgggcggTGTGGCGAGGACCACCGCAAGTATGCCCTGCGCCGGACAGACAAGCCAAAGATGCTGTGCCGCCGGAGGAGGGCAGGGCGAGGGCGCCGGGCGGACGTCACCCCCGAGAGCCGCGTCTTGTCCCCCCTCGCCCTGCCCGCCGAGGTGCCTCCTGGGCCCGAGGAGCCCAGCACACCGCTGCT GCCCCCCCCACCAccgccccccagcaccctggacCCCGACGAGGTACCCAAGCCCCCTGCGACGGGGAAGAAGAGCAAGTGCCGGGGGGTGAGGAAGATGGTGGTGAAGATGGCCAAGATCCCTGTGTCCCTGGGGAGGAGGAACAAGACCACCTACAAGGTGTCATCGCTCAGCAGCAACCTGAACCTGGAGGGCAAGGAGCTGGCGGCCAGCAGCTCCATGGAGCCCACGCCGCTGCTCAAGATGAAGAACAACGGGCGCAACGTGGTGGTGGTCTTCCCCCCCGGCGAGATGCCCATCATTCTGAAGCGTAAGCGAGGCCGGCCTCCCAAGAACCTGCTGCTGGGCCAAGCCAAGCCCAAGGAGCCCACCCCGGAggtgaagaagaggaggaggaggaagcagaagttGGCCTCGCCCCAGCCCTCCTACATCGCCGACACCAACGACAGCAAGGCCGACTACTCGGATGTGCTGGCCAAGCTGGCCTTCCTCAACCGGCAGAGCCAGTCCTCGGGGCGCTGCTCGCCACCCCGCTGCTGGACCCCCAGTGAGCCTGAGTCCATCCACCAAGCCCCCGACACCCAGAGCATCTCCCACTTCTTGCACCGCGTCCAGGGCTTCCGCCGGCGCGGTGGCAAGGCAGGGGGCttcggcgggcgc gggggggggcacgccgcccgcgccgcccgTTGCTCCTTCAGCGATTTCTTCGAGGGCATcgggaagaagaagaaagcccCTGCCGCCCTCCACGCTGACCCCGTGCACCCGCGCAAGCGGGGCCGGCCGGAGCCCGACCCCGTGGGCAAACCCAAGCGAAAGCGACGGGCCCGCAAGAACGGGGCGCTCTTCCCCGAGCCCAACCCTGGGCAGAGCTTCGGCGACAGCGCTGCTGAGTGGGCTGGTGGGGAGAAGGGCAGCCCCTGGGCCCCCCACCATGGCCACCCTGGTGGCCAGGCCGGCCGCAATGGTGGCTACCAAGGGGCCGAGGCGAGACCTTTCCACGCCGCAGGGCTGGAGTCGGGCTCCTCCAGCCGGGCCAACTTCTACGCCGGGAGCGCGCCGTCCTCGCAGACGGAGGCTGGCCCGGAGAGGCACAGCCTCTTCACCGGCTACTTTCGCTCCTTGCTGGACTCGGACGACTCCTCCGACCTGCTGGACTTCGCCCTCTCAGCCTCCCGCTCCGAGTCCCGCAAGTCGGCGGCCGCCTACACGGCCCCTCCGGCCGCCCTGCCGGGCCAGCGTGGCCTGGCCGCCTACCCGGCCCGG GGTGGCAAGGTGGCGGCGGCAACCCCCGGCACCGAGGCCGCCTTCCATGCGGCGATGCAGGGCCGGCCCGCCTTCCCACCCAGCCgtgccgccgccgctgctggCTACGGGGTGGCCCAAGGGTCCTCGGAGTGCCGGGGGGCCGAGGCTTTCCCCAAGCTGGCGCCGCCCTCGGCTGTCTCCCGGTCGCCCACGACTCACCCGGCGGCCAGCGGCACCCCCGGCTACTCCCCATACGGCAGCTACGGCACCGGGCAGAGCGTGGCACCCGCCAGCGTCTTCCCACCGGGGAAGCAGTACCCGTCGGCCCAGGACTGCCCCAACAGCAAGGACTGCAGCTTCGCCTACGGCAGCGGCAGCAGCCTCCCATCCTCCCCCAGCAGCGCCCACAGCGCCGGCTACGCGCCGCCGACGGCCGGCCCCAGCCTGCCACTGGGCAAAGCCGCCTTCTTCAACAGCGCCGAGCAAGGCGGGCAGTTCTCCAGCGCGGCGCACACCCCCTTGCGCTGCGATAGCCGCGCCAGCACCGTCTCGCCCGGCGGCTACATGGTGCCCAAGGGTTCGGCCTCCTTCCAGCCCTCGCCCGAAAATTGCCGGCAGTTCCCCAGCGCCGCGCCGTGGGCTTTCCGGCAAGGCTATGGTGGGTTGGACTGGAGCTCGGAGGCCTTCAGCCAGCTGTACAACCCGGGCTTCGAGTGCCACCTCAACGAGCCCAACGTCATCCTGGACATCTCCAACTACACCCCACAGAAAGCCAAGCAGCAGACGGTCTCGGAGACCTTCTCTGAATCCTCCTCTGACAGCACCCAGTTCAACCAGCCGGCCAGCTACCGGCGCGCCAACAGCGAGGCCTCCTCCAGCGAGGGCCAGTCCAGTctctccagcctggagaagctgATGATGGACTGGAATGAGGCGTCTTCCGCCCCGGGCTACAACTGGAACCAGAGCGTCCTCTTCCAGAGCAACTCCAAGCCCGGTCGAGGCCGACGGAAGAAGGTGGACATGTTCGACACCTCTCACCTGaacttctcctcctcttcttcctcttcctccgTGTATCCCTCCAAGAGGAGCACGGGACCCCGCCAGCCCCGGGGTTCCCGGGGGGCTTGTGCCTCCAAGAAGGAGAGGGGGACGGGCAAGACCAAGTTCCCCACCAAGTCGCAGGCGGTCAACCCCCTCTTCCAGGAGAGCACAGACCTGGGCTTGGACTACTACAGCGGGGACAGCAGCATgtcccctctgccctcccagtCCCGGGGCTTCGGGGTGGGCGAGCGGGACCCCTGCGACTACGCCGGCCCCTACTCCATGAACCCCTCCACCCCCTCAGACGGGACCTTCGTCCAGGGTTTTCAGAGCGACTCCCCCGGCTTGGGGCAGCCGGATTTGGAGAGCAAGCActtccctgccctcccgcaCCAGCTGGCAGCCCCCGGGCAGCAGACTGTCTTCGAGGCCAGCTTGCAGAAAGCCTTCTCGCCCAACTGCTCCCCAACCTTGGCCTTCAAGGAGGACCTACGGGCAGGCAATATCCGTAAGCTGCCTGCCTGCGACTCGCTCAAACACAGCATGCAGGGGGGGGCCCTGCCACACGCCCCCCACCTGGCTTGCCGCGATCTCCCCATGCCTCAACCGCACTACGACTCCCCCAGCTGCAAAAACCCCCCGTACTGGTATTCCCCCAATGCCAGCACCCGTAGCCCCTCGTACGACGGCAAAGCGGGGGCCAGTATGCTGGTAGACTTCATGGGCAGGACGGACCCCTCGTGTCTCAACCCCCACTTGAGCAGCCCAAGCGGCACCCACCCCTCCAAGGGCGAGAAGGAGCCCTTGGAGATGTCCCGGGCTCACCACCGAGGACCCTACGCTTGTCCCTTGATCAATGACTTGAACATCTCCCCCGTACCGAGAGACTcaatgctgcagctgcaggacaaCTACAGGTACCCCAGTTTTGCACCCCAAGGGCACCCCGTCATGGCCCCCACCCAGAAGAGCGGGTTTTTGGGACCCATGGTAGAGCAACAACACCCCGAGGACACTTTTACGGTCACCTCATTGTAG